TCCTCGATCGGATAGTCTGCGATCCGCCGCGCCACCGCCTGGGATGACAGACCAGCAGCCGTGACCAGCAGCCGGGTCGTCACGGTGGTTCCCGCCTCTCCGCCCGCCTGCACGCGAAAGCCACCGCCCGGCAGGCGTTCGGCCCCTTCGAAAGGCGTATCCACCACGACCGAGCCGCCCGCATCCTCGATCTCGCCCTGCAGGGCCAGCATATAGCCGTGGCTGTCGAACAGGCCGCTCTCAGGCGACAGAATGGCGGCATGAGCGTTCAGGGCGGGCTCCAGCGCGCGCGCCTGGGCCCCGGTCAGATGCTCCAGCCCCTCGACGCCGTTGATCGTGGCCTGGTTGAAGATCGCCTCGATGTGGTCGACCTCATCCTCGGCCGTCGCCACAACCAGCTTGCCGCAGCGGCGATAGTCGATCTTGCGGCTGTCCAGAAAGGCATAAAGCGCCCGTCGCCCTTCGACGCAGAACCGCGCCTTCAGCGAGCCAGTCGGATAATAGAGACCGCCATGGATGACCTCGGAGTTGCGCGACGACACGCCCTGGCCGATGTGCGGCTCCTTCTCCAGCACCAGGACCGTCAGGCCGCGCCGCGACAGCGCCCGGCCGCAGGCCAGGCCCACGGCGCCCGCCCCCACCACGACGGCGTAGAAATCAAAGCTCATGGCGTGCCATAGCGGGCCTGCGCTTCGGCCTCGAACCGGCGGATCAGGGACGCGACCGCGCGATCGAAATTGGCGGTCAGCATGGCGTCGAGCAACGGCGATCGGAAGGCAAAATCGATCATGAACTCCAGCCGCGTCCCCGCAGGATCGGCGAAGAACTCCCAGCGATTGTTCAGCTTTTTGAACGGGCCGCGGATCAGTCCAACCTCGACCTTGGGCGTATGGCGGTCATGCCGGACCCAAGTCGAAAACCGCTCCTTCAGGAACGAGAACCCGACCCCGGCCTCGGCGTCCAGCACCGTGACGCCCGGCTCCTCCTCGCGCTCGTTCCAGACGCGCATGGCCGTGACCCAGGGCACGAACTCGGGATAGGCGCGCACGTCAGCGACCAGATCGGCCAGCTGGGTCGGCGTATAGGGCAGAATGCGGGTGACGCGGTGCAGGGGCATTTCAGTATCCTTTCCCCCTTGCGGGGAAAGGTGGCAGGCAGAGCCTGACGGACAGGGGGAGCGAAAGCTCAGACGAGCTCGAGCGATCTTGCGGCAGGCTTTCGGATCGAGAGACGCCCAAAAACGTCATCAACCTCAACGCCGGTTCTGCCCTTCGCGGGCCGCCTTCAGCCGGGCGAAGTCGTCGCCGGCGTGGTGCGAGCTGCGGGTCAGGGGGCTGGACGATACCATCAGGAAGCCCTTAGCCCGGGCGATCGCCTCATAGGCCTTGAACTCTTCCGGCGTGACGAAA
The genomic region above belongs to Brevundimonas vitisensis and contains:
- a CDS encoding NAD(P)/FAD-dependent oxidoreductase yields the protein MSFDFYAVVVGAGAVGLACGRALSRRGLTVLVLEKEPHIGQGVSSRNSEVIHGGLYYPTGSLKARFCVEGRRALYAFLDSRKIDYRRCGKLVVATAEDEVDHIEAIFNQATINGVEGLEHLTGAQARALEPALNAHAAILSPESGLFDSHGYMLALQGEIEDAGGSVVVDTPFEGAERLPGGGFRVQAGGEAGTTVTTRLLVTAAGLSSQAVARRIADYPIEDIPAGYLGKGVYFRLTGAAPFQRLIYPPPVPGSTGAHYRRDLGGQGVFGPDLEWVEVEDYAVDPTRVVAFERHIRRFWPGLPEGALTPDYSGIRPKLHGPGEPQPDFQLKGRDDHGIDGLVALFGIESPGLTSSLAIGEAVAAMLGHD
- a CDS encoding type II toxin-antitoxin system RatA family toxin encodes the protein MPLHRVTRILPYTPTQLADLVADVRAYPEFVPWVTAMRVWNEREEEPGVTVLDAEAGVGFSFLKERFSTWVRHDRHTPKVEVGLIRGPFKKLNNRWEFFADPAGTRLEFMIDFAFRSPLLDAMLTANFDRAVASLIRRFEAEAQARYGTP